A portion of the Homalodisca vitripennis isolate AUS2020 chromosome 2, UT_GWSS_2.1, whole genome shotgun sequence genome contains these proteins:
- the LOC124354334 gene encoding uncharacterized protein LOC124354334: protein MDDLPLELVLELGKHLAAPDLVSCCAVSRHCRSIFNQDVLWKRHCRQDLAEYLRTTSCIVEPVFVSPEPESSTLDPICDWWLAYMRENHLWNNWRTGNYKSEVFLNRLYEECRVVIPPSQSDRVQYDWNFHADVFRDYLALLYEERIELWDMTADPAVRISVSKYYLPSFVFKSFKCVGKNLDIIVFNYLTGTQVFRLNEVTKNIELQHMFYFDEDEELLIHTESQARAMFEFQHMHPLPSIAIVGSLYLGVIRGTSRNLHVWDLETGKKLKEEPCPRDIPNSFIQIGSSSTSEDVILVVTQVGRGRVNRRMSDVQSGESIDVLDYHFYIYSPKRLTFLPFTKSCIACRGYACAIHRQYVAICEGIDLNIFNYAKSELIYTMTIFLTGIDVVDNGIVFVDRSRFRLFNPSVNPPARELTLHNVELLYFKLICGNFLLFRKDEMGVPTELWEAGRVLRRTRTELPKESDTTRANKTCTKLVVKEDIMVDRRLVVTIRHFW, encoded by the coding sequence ATGGACGATCTTCCTTTAGAGCTGGTTTTGGAGCTCGGCAAACATCTGGCAGCCCCTGACTTGGTCTCTTGCTGCGCCGTCAGTAGACACTGCAGATCCATCTTCAACCAAGACGTTTTGTGGAAGCGACACTGCCGTCAGGACCTAGCAGAGTACTTGAGGACTACTAGTTGCATCGTGGAACCGGTCTTCGTTAGTCCCGAGCCAGAGTCCAGCACGTTGGATCCGATCTGTGATTGGTGGCTGGCCTACATGCGGGAGAATCATCTCTGGAACAACTGGCGCACCGGCAACTACAAGTCAGAGGTCTTCTTGAATCGTCTGTATGAAGAGTGCAGAGTCGTGATCCCTCCGTCTCAGAGCGATAGGGTACAGTACGATTGGAATTTCCACGCGGACGTATTTCGGGATTACCTAGCGCTGCTCTACGAGGAACGGATCGAGCTTTGGGACATGACCGCGGACCCTGCTGTCAGAATAAGTGTTTCTAAATACTACCTCCCTTCCTTTGTTTTTAAGTCATTTAAGTGTGTTGGCAAAAATTTAGACATCATAGTCTTCAATTATCTTACAGGCACGCAGGTGTTCCGGTTAAATGAGGTTACAAAGAACATCGAATTGCAACACATGTTTTACTTCGACGAAGATGAAGAGCTCTTGATCCACACAGAAAGTCAAGCAAGAGCTATGTTCGAGTTCCAACACATGCATCCGCTGCCGTCTATTGCGATCGTGGGATCCTTATACTTGGGCGTTATAAGAGGGACTTCAAGAAACCTACACGTTTGGGACTTGGAGACGGGTAAAAAACTGAAGGAGGAACCGTGTCCGAGGGATATACCAAACTCTTTCATCCAAATCGGTAGCTCCTCGACTAGCGAAGACGTTATTCTGGTAGTGACACAAGTAGGTAGAGGACGTGTGAACAGACGTATGTCAGATGTTCAATCAGGAGAGAGCATAGATGTGCTCGATTACCATTTTTACATCTACAGTCCAAAACGTCTCACTTTCTTACCCTTCACCAAATCATGTATTGCATGTAGAGGATACGCATGTGCTATTCACAGGCAGTACGTGGCAATCTGTGAGGGGATCGATTTAAACATCTTCAACTACGCAAAGTCAGAGCTAATATACACCATGACAATCTTCCTTACCGGTATAGATGTCGTCGACAATGGAATCGTATTTGTCGATAGATCGAGGTTCCGATTGTTCAATCCGTCTGTAAATCCTCCCGCACGAGAACTCACGTTACATAATGTCGAACTTctttatttcaaacttatttgCGGAAACTTCTTGCTGTTCCGGAAGGACGAGATGGGTGTCCCTACGGAACTCTGGGAGGCGGGAAGAGTCCTAAGGAGAACTCGCACAGAGTTGCCAAAAGAGAGCGATACTACGAGGGCCAATAAAACTTGCACTAAGCTTGTGGTAAAGGAGGATATCATGGTGGATCGGAGACTGGTTGTCACTATTAGACACTTTTGGTAG